One window of Halopelagius longus genomic DNA carries:
- a CDS encoding DNA-directed RNA polymerase subunit A', giving the protein MQTPKEIGAIQFGLMDPETYRDMSATKVITADTYDDDGYPIDMGLMDPRLGVIDPGLQCRTCGQHSGSCNGHFGHIELAAPVIHVGFTKLIRRLLRATCRECGHLALTEEEQAEFREGLDRTHELGEDWTNVLKSAVRQARKAKRCPHCGSPQHDIKHEKPTTYYEVQDVLAGDYSERIADAMQPDPDDEDDEGIGPSELADKTGLDVSRINQILSGEFRPVGEDRKKLEKALDMDLTEEDMNKLMPSDIRDWFEDIPDEDIETLGVDPSRARPEWMILTVLPVPPVTARPSITLDNGQRSEDDLTHKLVDIIRINQRFMENREAGAPQLIIEDLWELLQYHVTTFIDNEISGTPPARHRSGRPLKTLSQRLKGKEGRFRGSLSGKRVNFSARTVISPDPTLSLNEVGVPERVAREMTQTMNVTQRNLEQAQQYVRNGPEGHPGANYVKRPDGRRLKVTEKNCEELAEKVEAGWEVNRHLIDGDIVIFNRQPSLHRMSIMAHEVVVMPYKTFRLNTVVCPPYNADFDGDEMNMHALQTEESRAEARVLMRVQEQILSPRFGENIIGAIQDHISGTYLLTNGNPEFTETQALDLLRATSIDTLPEPAGEYEDGTPYWTGRQLFSELLPDDLNLQFTSSTGDDVIIEDGQLVAGTIDEDAVGAFGGEIVDTLAKVYSKTRSRVFVNEVASLAMRAIMHFGFSIGIDDESIPEEANEQVDEAIGNAYDRVQELIDIYEAGELESLPGRSVDETLEMKIMQQLGKARDSAGEIAEDHFTDDNPAVVMARSGARGSMLNLTQMAGCVGQQAVRGERINRGYEGRTLSHFQKEDLSAGAHGFVENSYRSGLTPREFFFHAMGGREGLVDTAVRTSKSGYLQRRLINALSELEAQYDGTVRDTSGTIVQFEFGEDGTSPVKVSSDAGDGIDVDNIADRVLDAEFATEEEKERFLGTREPPTNLSEYAGPGLDKATGVNSDD; this is encoded by the coding sequence ATGCAGACACCCAAAGAGATCGGAGCCATCCAGTTCGGGCTGATGGACCCGGAGACGTACCGAGACATGTCCGCGACGAAGGTCATCACCGCGGACACTTACGACGACGACGGGTACCCCATCGACATGGGCCTGATGGACCCCCGACTCGGCGTCATCGACCCCGGCCTGCAGTGCCGCACCTGCGGCCAGCACTCGGGGTCGTGTAACGGGCACTTCGGCCACATCGAACTGGCCGCGCCCGTCATCCACGTCGGCTTCACGAAGCTCATCCGTCGCCTCCTCCGCGCGACGTGCCGCGAGTGCGGCCACCTCGCGCTCACCGAGGAGGAGCAAGCGGAGTTCCGCGAGGGCCTCGACCGGACGCACGAACTCGGCGAGGACTGGACGAACGTGCTGAAGTCCGCCGTCCGACAGGCTCGGAAGGCGAAGCGGTGCCCCCACTGCGGCTCCCCCCAGCACGACATCAAACACGAGAAGCCGACCACCTACTACGAGGTCCAAGACGTCCTCGCGGGCGACTACTCCGAGCGCATCGCCGACGCGATGCAGCCGGACCCCGACGACGAGGACGACGAGGGCATCGGCCCCAGCGAACTCGCGGACAAGACGGGGCTCGACGTGAGCCGCATCAACCAGATCCTCTCCGGCGAGTTCCGCCCCGTCGGCGAGGACCGCAAGAAGCTGGAGAAGGCCCTCGACATGGACCTCACCGAGGAGGACATGAACAAGCTGATGCCCTCGGACATCCGCGACTGGTTCGAGGACATCCCGGACGAGGACATCGAGACGCTGGGCGTCGACCCGAGTCGCGCCCGCCCCGAGTGGATGATTCTGACCGTCCTGCCGGTGCCGCCGGTGACGGCGCGTCCGTCCATCACGCTCGACAACGGCCAACGCTCCGAGGACGACCTGACGCACAAGCTGGTCGACATCATCCGCATCAACCAGCGGTTCATGGAGAACCGCGAGGCGGGTGCCCCGCAGCTCATCATCGAGGACCTGTGGGAACTGCTCCAGTACCACGTCACGACGTTCATCGACAACGAAATCTCGGGCACGCCGCCCGCGCGACACCGCTCCGGCCGTCCGCTGAAGACGCTCAGCCAGCGCCTGAAGGGGAAGGAGGGCCGCTTCCGCGGGTCGCTCTCCGGGAAGCGCGTGAACTTCTCGGCGCGTACCGTCATCTCGCCGGACCCGACGCTGTCTCTGAACGAAGTCGGCGTCCCCGAACGGGTCGCCCGCGAGATGACCCAGACGATGAACGTGACCCAGCGGAACCTCGAACAGGCCCAACAGTACGTCCGCAACGGGCCCGAGGGTCACCCCGGCGCGAACTACGTCAAGCGCCCCGACGGCCGCCGTCTGAAGGTGACCGAGAAGAACTGCGAGGAACTCGCAGAGAAGGTCGAGGCCGGCTGGGAGGTCAACCGGCACCTCATCGACGGCGACATCGTCATCTTCAACCGACAGCCGTCGCTGCACCGGATGTCCATCATGGCGCACGAAGTCGTCGTGATGCCGTACAAGACGTTCCGCCTCAACACCGTCGTCTGTCCGCCGTACAACGCCGACTTCGACGGCGACGAGATGAACATGCACGCCCTGCAGACGGAGGAGTCCCGCGCCGAGGCGCGCGTCCTCATGCGCGTGCAGGAGCAGATTCTCAGCCCGCGCTTCGGTGAGAACATCATCGGCGCGATTCAGGACCACATCTCCGGGACGTACCTGCTGACGAACGGCAACCCCGAGTTCACGGAGACGCAGGCGCTGGACCTGCTACGTGCGACGAGCATCGACACGCTCCCCGAACCGGCGGGCGAGTACGAGGACGGCACGCCCTACTGGACGGGTCGACAGCTGTTCTCGGAACTGCTGCCCGACGACCTGAACCTCCAGTTCACCTCCTCGACGGGCGACGACGTGATAATCGAGGACGGCCAGCTCGTCGCCGGCACCATCGACGAGGACGCCGTCGGCGCGTTCGGCGGCGAAATCGTGGACACGCTGGCGAAGGTGTACTCGAAGACCCGCTCTCGGGTGTTCGTCAACGAAGTCGCCTCGCTGGCGATGCGCGCCATCATGCACTTCGGGTTCTCCATCGGCATCGACGACGAGTCGATTCCGGAGGAGGCGAACGAACAGGTCGACGAGGCCATCGGCAACGCCTACGACCGCGTGCAGGAGCTCATCGACATCTACGAGGCCGGCGAGCTCGAATCGCTGCCGGGTCGCTCCGTCGACGAGACGCTGGAGATGAAGATAATGCAGCAGCTCGGCAAGGCCCGCGACTCCGCCGGCGAAATCGCGGAGGACCACTTCACCGACGACAACCCGGCCGTGGTCATGGCCCGGTCCGGGGCGCGCGGTTCGATGCTGAACCTGACTCAGATGGCCGGCTGCGTCGGCCAGCAGGCGGTTCGCGGCGAGCGCATCAACCGCGGGTACGAGGGGCGGACGCTCAGCCACTTCCAGAAGGAAGACCTCTCCGCGGGCGCGCACGGCTTCGTCGAGAACAGTTACCGGAGCGGTCTGACCCCGCGGGAGTTCTTCTTCCACGCGATGGGCGGCCGCGAAGGGCTGGTCGACACGGCAGTCCGGACGTCGAAGTCCGGGTACCTCCAGCGTCGCCTCATCAACGCGCTGTCGGAACTCGAAGCGCAGTACGACGGCACGGTGCGCGACACCTCGGGCACCATCGTCCAGTTCGAGTTCGGCGAGGACGGCACCTCGCCCGTGAAGGTGTCCTCGGACGCCGGCGACGGCATCGACGTGGACAACATCGCCGACCGCGTCCTCGACGCGGAGTTCGCCACGGAAGAGGAGAAAGAGCGGTTCCTCGGCACCCGCGAACCGCCGACGAACCTCTCGGAGTACGCCGGTCCGGGCCTCGACAAGGCCACGGGGGTGAACTCGGATGACTGA